One genomic window of Longimicrobium sp. includes the following:
- a CDS encoding Trm112 family protein: MEPWLLDLLVCPKCRGELTYEQDPESLVCAADRLRYEVRDGIPILLIDEARPLEAAGGV; encoded by the coding sequence ATCGAACCCTGGCTGCTGGACCTGCTGGTGTGCCCCAAGTGCCGGGGCGAGCTGACGTACGAGCAGGACCCCGAATCGCTCGTCTGCGCGGCCGACCGCCTGCGCTACGAGGTGCGGGACGGAATTCCCATCCTGCTGATCGACGAGGCGCGCCCGCTGGAAGCCGCGGGGGGCGTTTGA
- a CDS encoding diguanylate cyclase, translated as MPPRILLHFTPHGRPPPGVVSEFAAERGLPVVDATDAHDVLERVGRSYPAALVIDATPPLDAALAVCRALKDEAFTSVVPVIAYATGQGEGDDPAALSLEAGADEVLNHKLSERECALRLRMALRRAERDVSVHPTTLLPGTVQIERDIGRRLVTGEKFAVCYCDLDHFKEFNDRYGYNNGDRVILILSRILRDVVRAHSPTAFVGHIGGDDFIFNAPLDDFRKCCEEVISVFSELIDLHYTPEDRARGSFFGKDRRGEGYEVPLMTLSIGVVTNEHRSFVHTAQISELATEMKAYAKTFSGSIYVVDRRHGGESALAAATASDENAPGDHTQ; from the coding sequence ATGCCGCCGCGCATCCTGTTGCACTTTACGCCGCACGGCCGCCCCCCGCCGGGGGTGGTCAGCGAGTTCGCGGCGGAGCGCGGCCTTCCCGTCGTCGACGCCACCGACGCCCACGACGTGCTGGAGCGGGTGGGCCGCTCGTACCCGGCGGCGCTGGTGATCGACGCGACCCCGCCGCTGGACGCGGCCCTGGCCGTCTGCCGGGCCCTCAAGGACGAGGCGTTCACCTCGGTGGTCCCCGTGATCGCCTACGCGACGGGGCAGGGCGAGGGCGACGACCCCGCGGCGCTGTCGCTGGAGGCCGGCGCCGACGAGGTGCTGAACCACAAGCTGTCGGAGCGCGAGTGCGCGCTGCGGCTGCGGATGGCGCTGCGGCGGGCGGAGCGCGACGTGAGCGTGCACCCCACCACGCTGCTGCCGGGCACGGTGCAGATCGAGCGCGACATCGGCCGGCGGCTCGTGACGGGCGAAAAGTTCGCGGTCTGCTACTGCGACCTCGACCATTTCAAGGAATTCAACGACCGGTACGGGTACAACAACGGCGACCGGGTGATCCTGATTCTGTCGCGCATCCTTCGCGACGTGGTGAGGGCGCACTCGCCGACGGCGTTCGTGGGGCACATCGGCGGCGACGACTTCATCTTCAACGCGCCGCTGGACGACTTCCGGAAGTGCTGCGAAGAGGTGATCAGCGTGTTCAGCGAGCTGATCGACCTGCACTACACGCCCGAAGACCGCGCGCGGGGCTCGTTCTTCGGCAAGGACCGGCGCGGCGAGGGGTACGAGGTGCCGCTGATGACGCTTTCCATCGGCGTGGTGACCAACGAGCACCGCTCGTTCGTGCACACGGCGCAGATCAGCGAGCTGGCCACCGAAATGAAGGCGTACGCCAAGACGTTCTCCGGCTCCATCTACGTGGTGGACCGGCGGCACGGCGGCGAAAGCGCCCTGGCGGCAGCCACCGCATCCGACGAGAACGCTCCCGGGGACCACACGCAATGA